The DNA window TTCGACACGCCGGTGAAAATCAACGAGGTCACCTCTACCAGCGTAAAACAGATCAAGTACAGCCCGGATTACTTCAACTTCGGTTCGGTCAAACACGACCCAGAATCGGTGAAAAACCTCGGCTTTGCCGGTTTTAAGGTGCTTTACCCGATCAACAGCGCCGACAAAAACGATGAGATCATGAGCCTGCTGGGCGCGAGCTATTTCCGCGTAGTGGGTAAAGGGCAGGTTTACGGGCTTTCCGCTCGCGGCCTGGCTATCGACACCGCTTTGCCGTCCGGCGAAGAGTTCCCGCGTTTCCGCGAATTCTGGGTTGAGCGTCCGAAGCAGGGCGACAAGCATCTGGTGATCTATGCGCTGCTGGATTCCCCGCGCGCCACCGGCGCTTACCGTTTCACGGTGATCCCGGGCCGCGACACCACCGTGGACGTCGAGTCTAAAGTGTTCCTGCGCGACAAGGTGGGCAAACTGGGCCTGGCGCCGCTGACCAGCATGTACCTGTTCGGGCCGAACCAGCCGTCGCCGACGTTGAACTATCGCCCGGCGTTGCACGATTCCAACGGTCTGTCTATCCATGCCGGCAACGGCGAGTGGATCTGGCGTCCGCTGAACAATCCTAAACACCTGTCCGTCAGCACCTATACCGTCGAGAATCCGAAAGGCTTCGGTCTGCTGCAGCGCGGTCGCAACTTCAAAGAATATGAAGACCTGGACGATCGTTACGATCTGCGCCCTAGCGCCTGGATCGAACCGAAGGGCGACTGGGGCAAAGGCAAGGTCGAGCTGGTGGAGATCCCGACGGCGGATGAAACCAACGACAACATCGTCGCGTTCTGGACGCCGGATACCTTGCCGGAAGCCAAAAAGCCGCTGACGCTGAGCTACCGTCTGAACTTCACCCGCGATGAAGACAAACTGCATTCGCAAGACATCGCCTATGTGGCGCGGACCATGCGTTCGACCGGTGACGTGAAGCAGTCCAACCTGATTCGCGAGCCAGACGGCAGCGTGGCCTTCCTGGTCGACTTCGTCGGTCCGGTGCTGAAAGGGCTGGATGCCAATACCCCGGTCGCTTCTCAGATCAGCATCGGCGACAACGGTGAAATGGTAGAAAACAACGTCCGCTATAACCCAGTGACCAAAGGCTGGCGCCTGACGGTGCGTCTGAAAGTGAAAGACGACAAGAAGCCGGTAGAAATGCGCGCGGCGCTGGTCAATGGCGATAAGACTCTGTCGGAAACCTGGAGCTATCAGCTACCTGCCAATGAATAAGCCTACTCAACCCGCCCAGGATTATCTTGCGGCGCTGCCTCTGACCGCCGAGCGGTCGGAGGCGCTCAACCCTCAAACGGCGGATGACGCTCAGGCACTGGAGGCGCTCCATCGGCAGATGGGCGCCGCCGACGCCAACGTCAATAGCCTGTCGGCGGATGACGTGGCGCTGGCCTCGGTCAAACCGCGCATCGAAAACGCCTGGCCGGATGCGGTCAGCGATGACGACTTCGATACCGACGCCGAAGGGCGCGCCATTCTGAAGGCGACGCCGCCGATCAAACGAACCACCATGTTCCCGGAAGCCTGGCGCACCAACCCGGTGGCGCGCTTCTGGGATTCTCTGCTGGGGCGTTCGCCGCACAATCGGCACGCCACCAAAGAGGAGGCCGAGGCTGAGAACCGCTGGCGCGTTGTCGGCTCCATGCGCCGCTATGTGCTGCTGGTGCTGATGCTGGTGCAGACCGGCATCGCCACCTGGTACATGAAAACCATCTTGCCTTATCAGGGCTGGGCGCTGATCGATCCTATCGCCATGCTGGATCAGGATCTGATGCAGTCGGTGCTGCAGCTGCTGCCGTATGTGCTGCAAACCGGCATTCTGATCCTGTTCGCCGTGCTGTTCTGCTGGGTCTCGGCCGGTTTCTGGACCGCGCTGATGGGCTTCCTGCAGTTGCTGATCGGTAAAGACAAATACAGTATTTCCTCCACCATCAAGGGCGATGAGCCGATCAACCCGGCGCACCGCACCGCGCTGATCATGCCGATCTGCAACGAAGACGTCGAACGCGTGTTCGCCGGCCTGCGTGCGACCTATGAGTCCGTCGCCGCCACCGGTCAACTGGAGCACTTCGATATCTACGTGCTGAGCGACAGCTACGATCCGGACATCTGCGTGGCGGAGCAAAAGGCGTGGATGGAGCTGTGCCGCGATGTCGACGGCCACGGCCGCATCTTCTATCGCCGCCGTCGCCGCCGCGTAAAACGCAAGAGCGGCAACATCGACGACTTCTGCCGTCGTTGGGGCGGCGAGTACAGCTACATGGTGATCCTGGACGCCGACAGCGTGATGAGCGGCGAATGCCTCACCGGGCTGGTGCGTCTGATGGAAGCCAACCCGAACGCCGGCATCATCCAGTCCGCGCCGAAGGCGTCCGGTATGGATACCCTGTATGCGCGCGTGCAGCAGTTCGCCACCCGCGTTTACGGGCCGTTGTTCACCGCCGGCCTGCATTTTTGGCAACTGGGCGAATCGCACTACTGGGGCCATAACGCCATCATCCGCGTGAAGCCGTTTATCGAGCACTGTGCGCTGGCGCCGCTGCCGGGCGAAGGCTCCTTCGCCGGCTCAATCTTGTCGCACGACTTCGTTGAAGCGGCGCTGATGCGCCGCGCCGGCTGGGGCGTGTGGATCGCTTACGATCTGCCGGGCAGTTACGAAGAGCTGCCGCCAAACTTGCTGGACGAGCTGAAACGCGACCGTCGCTGGTGCCACGGTAACCTGATGAACTTCCGCCTGTTCCTGGTGAAAGGCATGCACCCGGTGCACCGCGCGGTGTTCCTGACCGGCGTCATGTCCTACCTGTCGGCGCCGCTGTGGTTCATGTTCCTGGCGCTCTCCACCGCGTTGCAGGTGGTGCACACCCTGATGGAACCGCAATACTTCCTGCAGCCGCGGCAGCTGTTCCCGGTCTGGCCGCAGTGGCGGCCCGAGCTGGCGATAGCGCTGTTCTCCACCACGCTGGTGCTGCTGTTCCTGCCGAAGTTGCTCAGTATCGTGCTGATCTGGGCCAAGGGCGCGAAAGAGTACGGCGGGGCGTTCCGTCTGTTCATTTCGATGCTGATGGAAATGCTGTTCTCGGTGCTGCTGGCGCCGGTGCGCATGCTGTTCCATACCGTGTTCGTGGTGAGCGCCTTCCTCGGTTGGGAAGTGGTGTGGAATTCGCCGCAGCGTGACGATGACGATACGCCTTGGGGCGAAGCGTTCCGCCGCCATGGCTCGCAGATGTTGCTGGGCCTGGTGTGGGCCGGCGGCATGGCGTGGCTGGATCTGCGCTTCCTGTGGTGGTTGGCGCCGATCGTGTTCTCGCTGATCCTGTCGCCGTTCGTGTCGGTGCTGTCGAGCCGCGCGACGCTGGGCATGAAAAGCAAACGTGCCAAGCTGTTCCTGATCCCGGAAGAGTACAACCCGCCGCGCGAGCTGCTGGCGACGGAAGAGTACCTGCATCTCAACCGCAACCGTGCGCTGACCAACGGCTTTATGCACGCGGTGGTCAACCCGTCTTTCAACGCGCTGGCGACGGCGTTGGCGACGGCGCGTCACCATCTGCGCGCTACCCTCGATCGCAACCGCGAGGAGCGGGTGAACGAAGCGCTGCAGCTGGGGCCGGAGAAGCTGGTGAAGGGCAAACGTCTGGAGCTGCTGAGCGATCCGGTCACGCTGGCTCGTCTGCACCAGCGCGTCTGGCTGCTGCCGGAAGGCGCCGCCTGGCGTGAGCACTATCAGCAGTTGCCGCACAACCCGCTGGCACACCCAACGGGCCGACGTTAATCGCTGAACGGCAACGCTCAGACGGGGAATGCGCATGGCGCGTTCCCCGTTTTTTTTACCTTTTGCTTACGTGCGCCGGTGCCGGCAGAAAAAGGGAACTGTGGTAGACTGCGGCCGATGCGTTGTTCACTCGCGAAACAACCCTTTGCTCAGAGTCAATGTCGTGAAGCTCTCTTCCTACCTTCGGCTGGCCTGCGTGGCGGCCGGCGTGATGGTCTTAACCGGTTGCGGCAGCATCATCAGCCGCACCGTGCCCGGTGCGGGGCATGGCCACCAGTACTATCCCGGCGTGCAGTGGGATTTGCGCGATACGCCCTGGCGCTACGTCACGGTGATAGACGTGCCGCTGTCGATGGTGGTGGACACCTTTATGCTGCCATTCGATGCGCAGCATGGCCCCTATGAATAAACCCGTTCAGCGGGTGGCGAACACCACCAGCTGATAGCCTTTCTGCCCACAATGGAAAGGCGCCAGCGCCGTCATGCCCAACCCTTGCACGTGAGCCGCCAACGAATGCGGATTGTCGTCGTCGATAAACAGCGCGCCCACGTCGTAGTCATGACGGGTGTGCGCTTTGACCGCGGCGTAAAGGCGCTTTAGCACACCTTTGCCGCGCCAGGCGGCGTCGAGGCAAACCGGGCCGTAGAGAAACACCCGCTGTTCACTCAGCGCCCGCCCGGTGAAGGATTGCGTGGCGAGCGTCGCCAGCATCGCGTCCACCACCGGCGGCCTCGGGTGCACGTCGGCGGGCATCAAGCAAACGAACCCTGCCAGTTGGTTCTCCTGTTCGGCCACTAGTATGCCGATGCCGCGGTTGATCGCCGTCAGTTGTGCCTCATTCATGCGCGATACGATAAATCCCTGCCGTTTTTGGCGCTCGTCGAGCGCTTCCGGCACGTTTTCCCCCTGCAGCTGCAAAATGGCAGGGTAGTCGGTGGGGCGGGCCCGGCGAATGATCATGCTGCCTCCTTGGCGATGAAAGCGTGGTGCGGGTTAACGCTCATCCCATTCATCGGCCGCGGCCTGGCCTTCTTCGGTATCCAGCGGCGGTTCGAGCTGAAAGTCACCTTCTTCCCATTCGTAGAGGGTGTTTTCGTCTATCCACTCTGCGGTAATTTCCACCTCGTCGTAGTCACCGTCGAAGATCGCCTGCGCCGCCGCACCGCTGCGCAGCGTCAGGCATTCCACCGCCTCACCTTCTTCTTCGAAGAACTCCGCCTGCCACATCGTGTCGCCATCCTGCATCACGTACTTTTGCAGATTGAACTGTTGCGGCACCGGTGGTTCGTCACCGCTGCCGCCTTCGGCGGTGTCGATAAACGCTTCGCGTGCGGCCTCGATGGCTTCTTCCAGGGTTGCATACAGGCTCATGTTTGCCTCCGTTGACGATGAGAGTAAAGCGCCCGGCGGTGCTGCCGTCGCGTGGGTGAAAACGTCAAAACTAATTGTTGTCTCACTGGCGCAGGATGCAAATTTTTTTGTTGTCCGCTTTGCGACGATGATTGTCCGCAAAGCGGGAGAAGAGGCGGCGATGGCGGGAAATAATGGCGCTATCGTTCACTCAGGCGTCAGGAGAAGCCCATGTTAATCGACCCTTCAAGCAAATACCGACCGTTCCCGCCGGTGGCGTTACCGGACCGCGAGTGGCCTGCGCGTACGCTGCGGCAGGCGCCGCGCTGGTGCTCCAGCGATCTGCGCGACGGCAACCAGGCGCTGGCGGAGCCGATGGATAACGCGCGCAAACGCGAATTCTATCAACTGCTGTTGCAGTGCGGTTTCAAAGAGATCGAGGTGGCTTTCCCTTCGGCATCGCAAACGGATTTCGATTTTGTGCGCACGCTGATCGACGAGCGGCTGATCCCGGACGACGTCACTATTCAAGTGCTGACGCAGTCGCGCGACGATCTGATCGATCGCACTTTCGAGGCGCTGCAGGGAGCACCGCGGGCTATCGTGCATTTGTACAACGCCACGGCGCCGATGTTTCGCGATATCGTGTTCCGCCAGGATAAGGCCGCCACCGTGGCGCTGGCGGTGAACGGCGTGCGGCGCATCCGCCGGCAGTGCGAGGCACAGCCCGATACCACCTGGTGCTTTGAGTATTCGCCGGAAACCTTCTGTTTTACTGAATTAGAGTTCGCGCTGGAGATCTGCGAAGCAGTGGCGGAGGTGTGGCAACCGGGGCCGCAGCGGCCGATGATCATCAACCTGCCGGCGACGGTGGAGGTGAGTACGCCCAACGTGTATGCCGATCAGATCGAATGGTTTTGTCGCCACTTCAGCCGCCGCGCCGATGTGACGATTAGCGTGCATCCGCATAACGATCGTGGTACCGGCGTGGCCTGCGCGGAGCTGGCGCTGTTGGCCGGCGCCGATCGGGTCGAAGGTTGCCTGTTCGGTAACGGAGAGCGCACCGGCAACGTCGATCTGGTTACGCTGGCGTTGAATCTCTATACCCAGGGCGTAGCGCCGGGCCTGGACTTCAGCCGCCTGAAGCAGGTGGTGGAGGTGGTGGAGCTGTGCAATCAGCTGCCGGTGCATCCTCGCCATCCTTATGCCGGTGAGCTGGTGTTTACCGCCTTCTCCGGTTCGCATCAGGATGCGATCAAAAAAGGCTTCGCTGCGCAACGGCAGCGACAGGATGGCTGGTGGCAGGTGCCTTATCTGCCGCTCGATCCCGCCGATGTCGGCTGCAGCTATGAGGCGGTGATCCGGGTCAACAGCCAGTCCGGCAAAAGCGGCGCCGCCTGGCTGTTGGAACAGAATCATGGGCTGGCGTTGCCGCGCGGCTTGCAGATCGATTTCAGTCAGGTGGTACAGCGGGCGACCGACGGCAGTGGCAAGGAAATGAGCGGCGCGCAGCTGTGGCGCTTGTTCCGCGATACCTACGGGCTGGTGGAGCAGCCGCGTTTGCAGCTGTTAAGCTACCAGACGGAAAGTCACGGGGTAGAGGCTTATAGCTTCAACGCGCGAGTTGCCTGCGAGGGAGTGCCACTGCGCCTGCAGGGCGCCGGCAACGGCCTGCTTTCCAGCGCGGTGGATGCGCTGCGCCAACGCTTCGACTTGCCGCTGGCGATCGAGGATTACCACGAGCATACGCTGGGGCATCAGAGCGACAGCCGAGCGGTGGCCTATATCCGCTGTACGCTGCCGCAAGGTGAGGCGACCTACGGCGTTGGTATCGACGTTGACTCCGCCAGCGCTTCGCTGCAGGCGCTGTTCAACGTTGCCGGGCGCTATCTGTCGTCGGCGCGGTCCGGCTGAAATAGTCGCTGGGCGCAACCCCCAATAACCGGCGGAACATGGCGCTGAACGCGCTGGGGCTGTCATAGCCAAGATCCAGCGCCACTTCCAACACCGAGCGGCCGGTCGCCAGCGCGTTCAACGCCGCCAGCAAACGGGCGCGCCGCACCCAATCACTAAAATGCAGCCCGGTTTCTCGCTGGAAGCGCCGCGACAGGGTGCGCCCGCTGACGCTGAGATGAGCGGCCGCCTGTTCCAGCGTCCAGGGCTGTGCCAGCGTGGCCTGAATATGGCGGCACAGGGCGAGCAGAGAGGCCTCGCGCGGTTCCGGCAGGTGCAGCGGCAGAATCGGCAGCATTCTCAACTCATCCAGGATCAGTTCCATCACGCGCTCATCGCGCCCGCCGCTTGGATAGTCAGGCGCAATCTCCATCGCACAGATAATCAACTCGCGCAGCAGCGGCGACACCTGTACCACCTGGCATTGGGCCGGCAGATCGGCACGCGCCAGCGGATCGACGAACAGCGTCCTGGCCGCTACCTGGCCGGTGATGCGCAGGCTGTGCACCATTTTCGCCGGTACCCAGACGCCGCGGCCGGGTGGCACCACCCAACTGCCGAGCCGGGTCGTGACCTGCACCACGCCGCTCAGGCTGTGAATCAGCTGCGCGCAATTATGGTAGTGGTCCGGCTCGCTGTCACCGTGGTGATAATCCCTGGCTAATGGCCGGACAGGCTGATCGGGCGGCAGAATGTCGTGAAACAACAGCATCGTAAGCAGGCTCCGCGCGGCAAAAGGGGGAGGACAGCATGCCATGCGGCGCTGTTTCACACCAGTCTGTGGCGTGGCACGACAAGATAGTTTATAAAATGATATTATATAATTTTGTAAATTGATGGAGGGGCAATGGATATTGACGCGATGCGCAAGGCGGCGGCGCAGGCCGGTGCGATGCTGCGCGCCCTGGGCAACGAAGATCGGCTGCTGCTGCTGTGCCGGCTCAGCCAGGGCGAAATGGCGGTGAGCGAGCTGGCGCAGACGCTGGCTATCCGCCAGCCGACGTTGTCCCAACAGCTTGGCGTGCTGCGCGAGGAGGGCTTGGTCTCCACCCGACGCGCCGGCAAGCAGATTTACTATGCGGTGGCCGATGCCAAAGCGCTGACGCTGCTCCATACCCTGTATCAACTGTATTGCCCACAGCCGGAGAGCCGCGATGACCATTGACTGGCAACACTTCACGCCCTATTCCGCGCTGGCGGGCGGGGCCATTATCGGCGGCGCGGTGGCGTTGCTGCTGCTGTTCAACGGCCGCATCGCCGGTATCAGCGGCATTACCGGCGGCTTATTGAGCGCGGGCGGCCGGGAGCGGGGCTGGCGCGCCGCATTTATTGGCGGGTTGCTGCTCTCCCCCTGGCTGTATGCCGTCGCTGCGGCTTTGCCGTCCGGTGAGATCGCGGCCGGCAGCGGCGGGCTGGCGATGGCGGGGCTGTTGGTGGGGGTGGGTACTCGATTGGGCAGCGGCTGCACCAGCGGGCACGGCGTGTGCGGCGTCGCGCGGTTGGCGCCGCGATCGTTGGCCGCCACGGCGGTGTTTATGCTGCTGGGCTTTACGACCGTGTGGCTGATGCGCCATCTGCTGGGAGGGTGAAGATGCTTAAGTCTCTGTTGGCGCTGCTGAGCGGCGTGATTTTCGGCCTGGGGTTAATTATCGCCGGCATGGCCAATCCGGCTAAGGTACTGGCGTTTCTCGATATTACCGGCCAGTGGGATCCTTCGCTGGCGTTGGTGATGGTTGGGGCGATTGCGGTAGCGGCGCCGGCCTTTATGTGGGCGCGTCGACGCCAGCGGAGCCTGTTGGGGGAACCGCTGCAGATCCCGGCCGCCGGGCGTGTGGATCGCCGTTTGCTGGTGGGCAGCGCGTTGTTCGGCATTGGTTGGGGCATTGCGGGCATTTGCCCTGGCCCGGCCTGGGTGTTGGCGGGGGCGGAGATACAACGGGTATGGCCGTTCCTGCTGGCCATGCTGGCGGGCATGGCGCTGTATGAGATTATCATGAGATGGAGGCGTTCATGTCGATAGCCAAGGCGGTGCTGCGCATTGCGCGCCCGACCGATAGGTTGCAAGAGATTGCCGCGCTGTATTGCCGCGGGCTGGGTTTCGAAAAACTGGGCGAGTTTGTCGATCATCAGGGGTTTGACGGCATGATGATCGGGCATCCGCAGCATGCCTACCATCTGGAGTTTACGCAGCATCGCGGGGTGCGGGTCGGGCAGGCGCCGACGCAGGATCATCTGCTGGTGTTTTACCTGCCGAATGAGAACGAATGGCGAGCCGCGTGTGAGCGGATGCGGGCGGCGGGATTCCTGGCGGTCACCGCCTATAATCCCTATTGGGATCGGGCGGGGCAAACCTTTGAAGATCCTGACGGCTACCGGGTGGTCCTGCAACATCAGGCCTGGCAGGCATAAAAAAACCGGCGCATCGAGCGCCGGTTTGCAAGATAAACGGGTTATCCGTCAGGCGTTGGTCGCCGGTTTTTGCGCGCTCTTGGACTGGGTATTTTCCAGCATGCGGCGAATCGGCACGATCAGCACGATCAGCACGGCGGCGCAGATCAGCAGCGCGACGGAGCAGCGAGCGAACAGATCCGGCAGCATATCCAGTTGGTCGGCCTTGACGTGACCGCCGATCAGACCGGCGGCCAGGTTGCCCAGCGCACTGGCGCAGAACCACAGCCCCATCATTTGCCCGCGCATTCTCTCCGGTGCCAGCAGCGTCATGGTGGCCAGCCCGATCGGGCTCAGGCACAGTTCACCCAGCGTCAGCATCAGGATACTGCCCACCAGCCACATCGGCGATACGCCGGCGCCGCCGTTGCTCAGCACATTCTGCGCGGCCAGCATCATCAGGCCGAAGCCGCCGGCGGCGCACAGGATACCGATCACGAACTTGGTGATGCTGCTCGGGCGCACGTTATTGCGCGCCAGCGCAGGCCAGGCCCAGCTGAACACCGGGGCCAGCAGGATGATGAACAGGGCGTTGATCGACTGGAACCACACCGCCGGGATCTCGAAGCCGCCGACCATGCGATTGGTGTAATCGTTGGCGAACAGGTTGAACGAGGTCGGCTTCTGTTCAAACGCCGACCAGAAGAACGCGGCGGAGATCAGCAGGATGAAGCACACCAGCAGGCGTGCACGCTCTTTGCGGCTCAGGCCGGCAAAGGCGAACAGGTAGATGAAATACAGGGTGACCGAGGCGGCGATGACGTACACCAGCACGCTGGCTACCTCAACCGGGTTGATGACGATGGTGCCCTGAGCGATCAGCACGATGACCGCAGCCAGGACTACCGCCAATGCCAGCAGCCAGGCGCCGACGCCTTTTTTCTTCGCGACCGGGCTGTTCCAGGTGGAATCCAGGCCCACTTCGCGGTCATAGCGTTTCATCGCCGGTACGGCGAATACCCGGAAGATCACCAGCGCCACCAGCATCCCGATACCGCCGATGCCAAAGCCCCAGTGCCAGCCGTGTGACTTGATCAGCCAGCCGGAGATCAGCGGGGCAATGAACGAGCCGATGTTGATGCCCATGTAGAACAGCGAGAAACCGCCGTCACGGCGCGCATCGCCTTTCTTGTACAGCGTACCGACCATCACCGAGATACAGGTCTTGAACAGGCCGGAACCGAGCACGATGAACATCAGGCCGATGAAGAACAGGTTGGTGCCCATCACCGCGGACAGGGCGATCGACAGGTGGCCGAGGGCGATCAGGATAGAACCGTACCAGACGGCCTTGCGTTGGCCGAGCCAGTTGTCCGCCAGCCAGCCGCCCGGCAGCGCCGCCAGGTACATGCTGCCGGCGAAGATGCCGACGATCGCCGACGCGTTCTCGCGCGCCAGACCCAGACCGCCGTCGTACACGGTGGCGGCCATAAACAGGATCAGCAGCGGGCGGATGCCGTAGAACGAGAAACGCTCCCACATTTCGGTGAAGAACAGAGAACCCAGCGGATAGGGATGGCCGAAGAAGGTCCGGCTTTCTGACTTATTGACAGAGGATTGCATAACGATTTCCCAATAAAAAGGCGCTGCATGGCTGCAGCCCGTACTGTGGTTGTATGTGTATTTAATGAAGGCGATCCGCCCAATGCGGATTACCCGACAAAACCGCGGCTGCAACGCTGATAAACCGTGGAAAGCGTGCTGACCTTTTTTCACTTGGCCGATGGTTCACATCTGGCGTGATATTATTTAACCATTTGATAACTGGTCGTTGGTTTTGTCTAGTACCTGTATCCCATTTTTTAGACGAAAAGTCGACAAGCATCTCCTTTTCTGGTTTTTCTGTTGGTTATGACAGGAATATGATTGACAGCGGGTTTTATGCGCTGAAGGTTAATTAATTGTTGATAAACAATATGTTGGATAAGGAATGTTCCGACTGGCGCGAAAATTCGCAGGCCCGAAGGAAGCATTATTAAAAGTAGGGGAAACACGGCGTTGATCCGGCCAATCGCGGAAATTGGCGATAAATGCAGCTATTGTTCTTCCTGCAGCGTGTCTTCCCGCATGTAGCCCGGCCGCCGCCGCAAACACCACCAGGAATAACCGGCGTTGAATAGCACCACCAAAGCGGTGACGGCGAAGACCGCGCGAAAACCGTAGCCGGCGGAGACCGCGGCGCCAAGCAGCGGGCCGCTGACGTTGCCGACGTCGCGGAACGATTGGTTATAGCTGAAAATTCGGCCGGCCACCTGATTGGTGCAGTTGTAAATCAACAGCGTCTGTACCGCCGGCAGCAGCGCGCCGTCAGCCGCCCCCAGCAGAAAACGCAGCACCCCGAGCTGCCACGGGGTTTGCACGAACGCCATCGGGA is part of the Serratia marcescens genome and encodes:
- a CDS encoding peptide MFS transporter — translated: MQSSVNKSESRTFFGHPYPLGSLFFTEMWERFSFYGIRPLLILFMAATVYDGGLGLARENASAIVGIFAGSMYLAALPGGWLADNWLGQRKAVWYGSILIALGHLSIALSAVMGTNLFFIGLMFIVLGSGLFKTCISVMVGTLYKKGDARRDGGFSLFYMGINIGSFIAPLISGWLIKSHGWHWGFGIGGIGMLVALVIFRVFAVPAMKRYDREVGLDSTWNSPVAKKKGVGAWLLALAVVLAAVIVLIAQGTIVINPVEVASVLVYVIAASVTLYFIYLFAFAGLSRKERARLLVCFILLISAAFFWSAFEQKPTSFNLFANDYTNRMVGGFEIPAVWFQSINALFIILLAPVFSWAWPALARNNVRPSSITKFVIGILCAAGGFGLMMLAAQNVLSNGGAGVSPMWLVGSILMLTLGELCLSPIGLATMTLLAPERMRGQMMGLWFCASALGNLAAGLIGGHVKADQLDMLPDLFARCSVALLICAAVLIVLIVPIRRMLENTQSKSAQKPATNA